A genomic stretch from Caulobacter sp. FWC2 includes:
- the mrdA gene encoding penicillin-binding protein 2 encodes MSEPSIFFFEVNERQGVFHRRAFLLGGLTGGGLLALGGRLAQLQLVEAQRYQKLSAGNQFNYRLVPPPRGLILDRNGVSLASNRPNFRLIINKDKGLDAEAVIDNLAKLAPIDAARRARVLKELDRAPRKAPVVVMEDLSWEEFSRVNIRAPELSSVTADMGEVRVYPFGGAFAHVIGYVAKASDRDLKAAEGDSTQDQVLLHNPGFRIGKQGVEKAFDTALRGRAGATKTEVDAQGRVVRLDPAGDIPATAGKEIRLTLDADIQNRALEVMGEESGAIVMVDCRNGDLLCMASAPSFDANQLVKGLSGPEYRALAEYERKPLLDKTMTGVYPPGSTFKPTVALAALSAGVNPSERVVCTGGWYFGGRTWHCHKKGGHGSQNMHDAIKNSCDVYFYQMALRIGPDPIHTTATAMGFGQTFDLGIPGQRKGLVGSRDWKKKAFKKDPTWHPGDSVPYGIGQGYINVNALQLAVMCARLANGKRALNPRLVKSIGGIDQPHGDAVADLPIPAEHLAIVRDGMAAVANDPTGGAYKQSQLGLADVLMAGKTGTAQVRQYSQTGSRSNQGIPWRLKDHNLFIAFAPYDNPRYAMSVLVEHGGLFGSSAAAPRAREVMRVALLKDPEIRARIEQPTALPSFEPEENEAAEAPTPTEGDLPQG; translated from the coding sequence ATGAGCGAACCTTCAATATTTTTCTTCGAGGTCAATGAGCGTCAGGGGGTCTTCCACCGGCGCGCGTTCCTGCTGGGCGGGCTCACGGGCGGCGGCCTGCTGGCCCTGGGCGGACGGCTGGCGCAGCTGCAGCTGGTCGAGGCCCAGCGGTATCAGAAGCTTTCGGCCGGCAACCAGTTCAACTACCGCCTGGTGCCGCCGCCGCGCGGCCTGATCCTGGACCGCAACGGCGTATCCCTGGCCTCCAACCGCCCGAACTTCCGGCTGATCATCAACAAGGACAAGGGCCTCGACGCCGAGGCCGTCATCGACAACCTGGCCAAGCTCGCGCCGATCGACGCCGCCCGTCGCGCCCGGGTGCTCAAGGAGCTGGACCGCGCGCCGCGCAAGGCTCCGGTGGTGGTCATGGAGGACCTCTCCTGGGAGGAGTTCAGCCGCGTCAACATCCGCGCGCCGGAACTGTCCAGCGTCACCGCCGACATGGGCGAGGTGCGGGTCTATCCGTTCGGCGGCGCCTTCGCCCACGTGATCGGCTATGTCGCCAAGGCGTCGGACCGGGATCTGAAGGCCGCCGAGGGCGACAGCACCCAGGACCAGGTCCTACTGCACAATCCCGGCTTCCGGATCGGCAAGCAGGGCGTCGAGAAGGCCTTCGACACGGCCCTGCGCGGCCGCGCCGGCGCCACCAAGACCGAGGTCGACGCCCAGGGGCGCGTGGTGCGCCTGGATCCCGCCGGCGACATCCCCGCCACAGCCGGCAAGGAGATCCGTCTCACCCTGGACGCCGACATCCAGAACCGCGCCCTGGAGGTGATGGGCGAGGAAAGCGGCGCGATCGTCATGGTCGATTGCCGCAACGGCGACCTGCTGTGCATGGCCTCGGCGCCCAGTTTCGACGCCAACCAGTTGGTCAAGGGTCTGTCAGGTCCCGAATATCGCGCCTTGGCCGAATACGAGCGCAAGCCCCTGCTCGACAAGACCATGACCGGCGTCTACCCGCCGGGCTCGACCTTCAAGCCGACGGTGGCGCTGGCGGCGCTGAGCGCGGGCGTCAATCCCAGCGAGCGGGTGGTCTGCACGGGCGGCTGGTACTTCGGCGGCCGCACCTGGCACTGCCACAAGAAGGGCGGGCATGGTTCTCAGAACATGCACGACGCCATCAAGAACTCCTGCGACGTCTATTTCTACCAGATGGCGCTGCGCATCGGGCCGGACCCGATCCACACGACGGCGACTGCCATGGGCTTCGGCCAGACCTTCGACCTCGGAATTCCCGGCCAGCGCAAGGGCCTGGTCGGCTCGCGCGACTGGAAGAAGAAGGCCTTCAAGAAGGACCCGACCTGGCACCCCGGCGACTCCGTGCCGTACGGGATCGGCCAGGGCTATATCAACGTCAACGCCCTGCAGCTGGCGGTGATGTGCGCGCGCCTGGCCAACGGCAAACGGGCGCTGAACCCGCGCCTGGTCAAGTCGATCGGCGGGATCGACCAGCCGCACGGCGACGCCGTGGCCGACCTGCCGATCCCGGCCGAGCACCTGGCCATCGTCCGCGACGGCATGGCGGCGGTGGCCAACGATCCCACGGGCGGCGCCTACAAGCAGAGCCAGCTTGGACTGGCCGACGTGCTGATGGCGGGCAAGACCGGCACGGCCCAGGTCCGCCAGTATTCCCAGACCGGATCGCGCAGCAACCAGGGCATCCCCTGGCGGCTGAAGGACCACAATCTGTTCATCGCCTTCGCGCCCTACGACAATCCGCGCTACGCGATGTCGGTCCTGGTCGAGCACGGCGGCCTGTTCGGCTCCAGCGCCGCCGCGCCCCGCGCCCGCGAGGTGATGCGCGTGGCCCTGCTGAAGGATCCTGAAATCCGCGCCCGCATCGAACAGCCGACGGCGCTGCCGTCGTTCGAGCCCGAAGAGAACGAGGCGGCGGAAGCCCCGACCCCGACGGAGGGCGACCTGCCGCAGGGGTGA
- a CDS encoding alpha/beta fold hydrolase has protein sequence MTDAPLPQLILLPGLLNDAALWRDQISGLADVARPWVPDLTPYATIREMALSVLEKAEPSFALAGFSMGGYVAQEIARIAPERIERLALLDTSIRVDTPERAAQRRALNKAAAKGGTFLGIGQAIMKSYVDASRLDDADLTGRIVDMTQRLGREVFLRQNSLEREDGEAALRALRVPLVVIVGENDQITPAEGHRAMAAAIGCSHLLVIPNTGHMTPMEAPGPVNGALRHWLQRPAGKR, from the coding sequence ATGACCGACGCCCCCCTCCCCCAGCTGATCCTCCTGCCCGGCCTGCTCAACGACGCCGCGCTGTGGCGGGACCAGATCAGCGGGCTTGCCGATGTCGCCCGGCCGTGGGTTCCCGACCTGACGCCCTACGCCACGATCCGCGAGATGGCGCTGAGCGTGCTGGAAAAGGCCGAACCGAGCTTCGCCCTGGCCGGGTTCTCGATGGGCGGCTATGTGGCCCAGGAGATCGCCCGGATCGCGCCGGAGCGCATCGAGCGGCTGGCCTTGCTGGACACCTCGATCCGCGTCGACACGCCCGAGCGCGCCGCCCAGCGCCGGGCGCTGAACAAGGCCGCCGCCAAGGGCGGGACGTTCTTAGGCATCGGCCAGGCGATCATGAAGAGCTATGTCGACGCCTCGCGCCTGGACGACGCCGACCTGACCGGCCGCATCGTCGACATGACCCAGCGCCTGGGCCGCGAGGTGTTCCTGCGCCAGAACAGCCTGGAGCGCGAGGACGGCGAGGCGGCGCTGCGGGCGTTGCGCGTGCCGCTGGTGGTCATCGTCGGCGAGAACGACCAGATCACCCCCGCCGAAGGCCACCGCGCGATGGCCGCGGCGATCGGCTGCTCGCACCTGCTGGTCATTCCCAACACCGGCCACATGACGCCGATGGAGGCCCCCGGGCCGGTGAACGGGGCGCTGCGCCACTGGCTGCAACGCCCCGCCGGCAAGCGCTAA
- a CDS encoding TonB-dependent receptor: MTIRTRAALLRRASILSLMLVAVAGVAHAEDVAKANEADTTVSDIIITGRRPLAESQAVALQIQKNSDSLVSVLSADAVGALPDQNIAFAVGRLPGVGVERDQGQARYINLRGAPVYWTTLSFDGLSVVSPEGRATRFDNIPSAIASQITVEKAIVPSMPGDTVAGNVDIRTRRAFDYKGQRITGKLGWGRVKLGGGDEVDSNLVYSNVFGDKLGIVAQGSYYSREMATDNWETDPYLSNTVAPDKHFAREHENKHYRLTRKNMSASIRLDYKFDENNSIFASTINTYYHDDELRDNFIFRLDQGTDAAGNSYTSAAYINANDPTFGTSYGARINGRIDYRNTKEAMSTNTVGGEHKWNKFSASWRLNYTYTQDGRDTPVTMAFQSPSSFLLRPTVEYDFRNGDVNTVKLFQTGGVTGARTRGAQVTNIEDFQFPLTSAGNLKGGDFTNALTAKADFDYEAELGGHETKFEFGGLWTDRTKKSRESAFSQAFSGATAPAWAQFATNIGYLGSQNLNYTFRYTDKDYTTNFVKGLVAAGTATKTDTTANYWRVGETITAGYAMGTTRFDWGNVVYGVRVEHIENEGQAYVSFPAAGATPAGVRLVKTKSDDTLFYPSAHLNWNLQEDLKLRVGVTTSASRADFDDLRPNFTFSDSNQTVSGGNPNAKPERQIGLDTYLEWYAGQETFVSAGFFYKDLKDVLVQTSRTFGDSSLNSNGVDRSGYAYSSIDNAGEGHLQGVELFFSGTAKTFVEQHSLPDWLGGFGTRLSGTWTSSKVTLPSVGGVPARTISVLGTSDAVYNVQAIYEKYGMTLRLAYQYRTPWGQSVGAYRVVNGGTYPTDNGDIFWDSDEEMDFSARYQVNKHLEVFFDASNLTNQGARRYGDQSRYPIEYEKFGRRYVGGVRFNF; encoded by the coding sequence ATGACCATCCGCACCCGAGCGGCGCTGCTGCGCCGCGCAAGCATCCTGTCGCTCATGCTGGTGGCCGTGGCCGGCGTTGCGCACGCCGAAGACGTCGCCAAGGCCAATGAGGCCGACACCACGGTCAGCGACATCATCATCACCGGACGTCGCCCGCTGGCCGAGAGCCAGGCCGTGGCGCTGCAGATCCAGAAGAACTCGGACTCGCTGGTCAGCGTGCTGTCGGCCGACGCGGTCGGCGCGCTGCCCGACCAGAACATCGCCTTCGCCGTCGGCCGCCTGCCGGGCGTGGGCGTCGAGCGCGACCAGGGCCAGGCCCGCTACATCAACCTGCGCGGCGCGCCGGTCTACTGGACGACGCTGTCGTTCGACGGCCTGTCGGTGGTCAGCCCCGAGGGCCGCGCCACGCGCTTCGACAACATCCCCTCGGCCATCGCCAGCCAGATCACGGTCGAGAAGGCCATCGTGCCGTCGATGCCGGGCGACACCGTCGCGGGCAATGTCGACATCCGCACTCGCCGCGCCTTCGACTACAAGGGCCAGCGGATCACCGGCAAGCTGGGCTGGGGCCGCGTCAAGCTGGGCGGCGGCGACGAGGTCGACAGCAACCTCGTCTATTCCAACGTCTTCGGCGACAAGCTGGGCATCGTGGCCCAGGGCTCGTACTATTCGCGCGAGATGGCGACCGACAACTGGGAAACCGATCCGTATCTCAGCAACACCGTCGCGCCGGACAAGCACTTCGCTCGCGAGCACGAAAACAAGCACTACCGCCTGACGCGCAAGAACATGTCGGCGTCGATCCGGCTGGACTACAAGTTCGACGAGAACAACTCGATCTTCGCCAGCACGATCAATACGTACTATCACGACGACGAACTGCGCGATAACTTCATCTTCCGCCTGGACCAGGGCACGGATGCCGCCGGCAACAGCTACACCAGCGCCGCCTATATCAACGCCAACGACCCGACCTTCGGCACGAGCTACGGCGCGCGCATCAACGGCCGCATCGACTACCGCAACACCAAGGAAGCCATGTCCACCAACACGGTGGGCGGCGAGCACAAGTGGAACAAGTTCAGCGCCTCGTGGCGGCTGAACTACACCTACACCCAGGACGGCCGCGACACCCCGGTGACCATGGCGTTCCAGAGCCCGTCCAGCTTCCTGTTGCGTCCGACCGTCGAGTACGACTTCCGCAACGGCGACGTGAACACCGTCAAGCTCTTCCAGACCGGCGGCGTGACCGGGGCTCGCACCCGCGGCGCCCAGGTGACCAACATCGAGGACTTCCAGTTCCCGCTGACCAGCGCCGGCAACCTCAAGGGCGGCGACTTCACCAACGCCCTGACCGCCAAGGCCGACTTCGACTACGAGGCCGAGCTGGGCGGTCATGAGACCAAGTTCGAGTTCGGCGGCCTGTGGACCGACCGCACCAAGAAGTCGCGTGAAAGCGCCTTCAGCCAGGCCTTCTCGGGCGCGACCGCGCCGGCCTGGGCGCAGTTCGCCACCAACATCGGCTACCTCGGCAGCCAGAACCTGAACTACACCTTCCGCTACACCGACAAGGACTACACGACCAACTTCGTGAAGGGCCTCGTGGCCGCCGGCACGGCGACCAAGACCGACACCACCGCCAACTACTGGCGCGTGGGCGAGACGATCACCGCCGGCTACGCCATGGGCACGACCCGCTTCGACTGGGGCAATGTCGTCTACGGCGTCCGCGTCGAGCACATCGAGAACGAAGGCCAGGCCTATGTCAGCTTCCCGGCTGCGGGCGCGACCCCGGCCGGCGTGCGGCTGGTCAAGACCAAGAGCGATGACACGCTGTTCTATCCCAGCGCCCACCTGAACTGGAACCTGCAAGAGGACCTGAAGCTGCGTGTCGGCGTCACGACCTCGGCCTCGCGCGCCGACTTCGACGACCTGCGCCCGAACTTCACCTTCAGCGACAGCAACCAGACGGTCTCGGGCGGCAATCCCAACGCCAAGCCCGAGCGCCAGATCGGCCTCGACACCTATCTGGAATGGTACGCCGGCCAGGAGACCTTCGTGTCGGCGGGCTTCTTCTACAAGGACCTGAAGGACGTCCTGGTCCAGACCTCGCGCACGTTCGGCGACAGCTCGCTGAACAGCAATGGCGTCGACCGCTCGGGCTATGCCTACAGCAGCATCGACAACGCCGGCGAAGGCCACCTGCAGGGCGTCGAGCTGTTCTTCAGCGGCACCGCCAAGACCTTCGTCGAGCAGCACAGCCTGCCCGATTGGCTGGGCGGCTTCGGCACGCGCCTGTCGGGCACCTGGACTTCGTCGAAGGTCACCCTGCCGTCGGTCGGCGGCGTGCCGGCCCGCACCATCTCGGTGCTGGGCACCTCGGACGCCGTCTACAACGTCCAGGCCATCTACGAAAAGTACGGCATGACCCTGCGTCTGGCCTACCAGTACCGCACGCCGTGGGGCCAGTCGGTTGGCGCCTATCGCGTCGTCAACGGCGGCACCTATCCCACCGACAACGGCGACATCTTCTGGGACAGCGACGAGGAGATGGACTTCTCGGCCCGCTATCAGGTCAACAAGCACCTGGAAGTGTTCTTCGACGCCAGCAACCTGACCAACCAGGGCGCGCGCCGCTATGGCGACCAGTCGCGCTACCCGATCGAGTACGAGAAGTTCGGCCGCCGCTATGTCGGCGGGGTGCGCTTCAACTTCTAA